From one Acidobacteriota bacterium genomic stretch:
- a CDS encoding FMN-binding protein — MSIRSRSVSGICSSASAARGPGFLTARRARALLLVPAIAATLWSPAAAKVFMTQDEAIAAAFGPGKAPERRTSFLSDEQAERVRALAGTAPPTKIIVSCTAGTGPDAVTAYFDSHLVRTLPETIMVVVGASGKATRVEILSFEEPEDYLPKRRWLDQFDGRPLDDQLTLTSGLRAVTGATLSSRAITDAVRRILAVHSVLAPAPAPAPAPKGGAR; from the coding sequence GTGTCGATCAGATCGCGTTCGGTCTCGGGTATTTGTTCTAGCGCGTCGGCGGCGCGCGGCCCTGGATTCCTGACGGCCCGGCGGGCCCGCGCGCTCCTCCTCGTCCCGGCCATCGCCGCGACGCTCTGGTCCCCCGCGGCCGCGAAGGTCTTCATGACGCAGGACGAGGCGATCGCGGCGGCGTTCGGCCCGGGGAAGGCGCCCGAGAGACGAACGTCGTTCCTCTCGGACGAGCAGGCCGAGCGCGTCCGCGCGCTCGCGGGGACGGCCCCGCCGACGAAGATCATCGTCTCGTGCACCGCCGGCACGGGGCCGGACGCCGTCACGGCGTACTTCGACTCGCATCTCGTGCGGACGCTCCCCGAGACGATCATGGTCGTCGTCGGCGCCTCGGGAAAGGCGACCCGCGTCGAGATCCTCTCCTTCGAGGAGCCGGAGGACTACCTGCCGAAGCGGAGGTGGCTCGATCAGTTCGACGGCAGGCCGCTGGACGACCAGCTCACCCTCACGAGCGGCCTCCGCGCCGTGACGGGCGCCACCCTCTCGTCCCGGGCGATCACCGACGCGGTCCGCCGCATCCTGGCGGTCCACTCCGTCCTCGCGCCGGCCCCCGCGCCGGCCCCCGCGCCGAAGGGGGGCGCGCGATGA
- a CDS encoding dCMP deaminase family protein, with the protein MSDDRVDWHTYFMNMARQASTRSTCARKHVGAVIVREKTILSTGYNGSIRGMPHCDEVGHVMEGGHCVATIHAEANAIIQAARNGVNISGGELYTTASPCWNCFKLIANSGIRRIYYGEFYRDERSLAVASAAGIELIDLTSRGEP; encoded by the coding sequence ATGAGCGACGATCGCGTCGATTGGCACACCTACTTCATGAACATGGCGCGTCAGGCGTCCACGCGGTCGACCTGCGCGCGCAAGCACGTCGGCGCGGTGATCGTGCGCGAGAAGACGATCCTCTCGACGGGCTACAACGGCAGCATCCGCGGGATGCCGCACTGCGACGAGGTGGGTCACGTGATGGAGGGGGGGCACTGCGTCGCCACCATCCACGCGGAGGCCAACGCCATCATCCAGGCGGCGCGGAACGGCGTGAACATCAGCGGCGGGGAGCTCTACACGACCGCCAGCCCCTGCTGGAACTGCTTCAAGCTGATCGCGAACTCGGGGATCCGCAGGATCTACTACGGCGAATTCTACCGCGACGAACGATCGCTCGCGGTGGCTTCCGCCGCCGGCATCGAGCTGATCGATCTGACGTCACGAGGCGAGCCCTGA
- a CDS encoding PP2C family protein-serine/threonine phosphatase: protein MTADPTTSSPGPSGPDFKALYRKLEVTLDRIERTEDVSRLLSIVLKSLVRNLKDDLGFVGGRLYERDGDDFVLKVRYGRAIEAKPGYRVPAGYTAMRRVLEEGLIIMREGDPGFDERIEGAVGVSKFAAIAVGEEKHHILSFTIKGKIQREHILYSLNAVRHVINLRLRQQQFTDIMIEARTIQESLLPAAPPAFEGFDIDGRSRPTEVVGGDLFDYLALSPHLLGVAIADASGHGLPAALLARDVITGLRMGMAEDLKIIKAVERLNRVIHRSALSSKFVSLFYGEVEPNGNFLYCNAGHNPPLLRKPGSFRELTQGGLVLGPNPEARYERGYVQMTSGSMVVMYTDGVTERENPAGKQFGLPRLRNIIRRADLASAREVVDTIFAATDEFAAGAHQRDDMTVVVVRKV from the coding sequence ATGACCGCAGATCCGACCACGTCGTCGCCCGGGCCGAGCGGCCCTGACTTCAAAGCGCTCTACCGCAAGCTCGAGGTGACCCTCGATCGGATCGAGCGGACCGAGGACGTCTCCAGGCTCCTGTCCATCGTCCTCAAGTCGCTCGTCCGGAACCTCAAGGACGACCTCGGGTTCGTCGGCGGCCGGCTCTACGAGAGGGACGGCGACGACTTCGTCCTGAAGGTCCGGTACGGCCGCGCCATCGAGGCGAAGCCCGGATACCGCGTCCCCGCCGGATACACCGCGATGCGCCGCGTGCTCGAGGAAGGGCTGATCATCATGCGCGAGGGGGATCCCGGGTTCGACGAGCGGATCGAGGGGGCCGTCGGCGTCTCGAAATTCGCCGCGATCGCCGTGGGCGAGGAGAAGCATCACATCCTCTCGTTCACGATCAAGGGGAAGATCCAGAGGGAGCACATCCTCTACTCCCTCAACGCCGTGCGGCACGTGATCAACCTCAGGCTCCGCCAGCAGCAGTTCACGGACATCATGATCGAGGCGCGCACGATCCAGGAGAGCCTGCTCCCCGCGGCCCCTCCCGCGTTCGAGGGGTTCGACATCGACGGGCGCTCGCGACCGACCGAGGTCGTGGGCGGCGACCTGTTCGACTACCTCGCGCTCTCCCCGCATCTCCTGGGGGTCGCGATCGCCGACGCGTCGGGGCACGGCCTCCCCGCGGCGCTTCTCGCGCGCGACGTCATCACGGGCCTCCGGATGGGAATGGCCGAGGATCTCAAGATCATCAAGGCCGTCGAGAGGCTCAATCGCGTCATCCACCGATCGGCGCTCTCCAGCAAGTTCGTCTCTCTCTTCTACGGCGAGGTCGAGCCGAACGGCAATTTCCTCTATTGCAACGCGGGCCACAACCCGCCGCTCCTCCGGAAGCCCGGCTCGTTCCGCGAGCTGACGCAGGGAGGCCTCGTCCTCGGGCCCAACCCCGAGGCGCGCTACGAGCGGGGGTACGTGCAGATGACGAGCGGGTCGATGGTCGTCATGTACACCGACGGCGTCACCGAGCGGGAGAATCCCGCCGGCAAGCAGTTCGGGCTCCCCCGGCTCCGCAACATCATCCGCCGCGCCGACCTCGCGTCCGCCCGGGAGGTCGTCGACACCATCTTCGCGGCGACCGACGAGTTCGCCGCCGGCGCGCACCAGCGGGATGACATGACCGTCGTGGTTGTCCGCAAAGTCTGA
- a CDS encoding amidohydrolase family protein, whose product MRKLPLALAALALAISAFAAQPSKSYVIKAARMFDGRGDGVVSPGLVVVVDGRIQGVGKGASAPPGAETIDLGDATLLPGFMDAHTHLTMELGDDYKQGRLDGLEKPVAEQAIEATVFARKELMAGFTTCRDVGSSDSLDVGLRNAIRSGAAVGPRMLVAVHAIGATGGHCDDGAGYRAGVFGRETGIEDGVANGADAVRAAVRYDVKYGADVIKTCATGGVLSLTDDVDTPQLTQGELDALVDEAHALHRKAAAHAHGAEGAKRAIRAGIDSIEHGTFMDDEALDMMKARGTYLVPTLMASQGLRERLDRAVYMPPQIVLKARTAMARSADMFKRALGKGVRIALGTDAAVYPHGRNAEEFGKMVELGMRPADALKAGTSVAADLLGVADRLGALAPGMIADVVAVPGDPVQDIHRTEKVFFVMKEGTVYRSDRPSGQ is encoded by the coding sequence ATGCGCAAGCTCCCGCTCGCCCTCGCGGCCCTGGCGCTCGCTATCAGCGCCTTCGCCGCGCAACCTTCGAAGTCCTACGTGATCAAGGCCGCGCGGATGTTCGACGGCAGGGGAGACGGCGTCGTCTCGCCGGGGCTGGTCGTCGTGGTCGACGGCCGGATCCAGGGCGTCGGGAAGGGGGCGAGCGCTCCGCCGGGAGCCGAGACGATCGATCTCGGCGACGCGACGCTCCTCCCGGGATTCATGGACGCCCACACGCACCTGACCATGGAGCTGGGCGACGACTACAAGCAGGGCCGGCTCGACGGCCTCGAGAAGCCGGTCGCCGAGCAGGCCATCGAGGCGACGGTCTTCGCCCGCAAAGAGCTGATGGCGGGGTTCACCACCTGCCGGGACGTCGGCTCGAGCGATTCGCTCGACGTGGGCCTGCGCAACGCCATCCGGAGCGGCGCGGCGGTCGGCCCCCGCATGCTCGTGGCCGTGCACGCCATCGGCGCGACCGGCGGGCACTGCGACGACGGGGCCGGGTATCGCGCCGGCGTGTTCGGGCGCGAGACCGGGATCGAGGACGGCGTCGCCAACGGCGCCGATGCCGTGCGGGCCGCCGTTCGATACGACGTGAAGTACGGCGCCGACGTCATCAAGACGTGCGCGACAGGCGGCGTTCTCTCGCTGACCGACGATGTCGACACGCCGCAGCTCACGCAGGGAGAGCTCGACGCGCTGGTCGACGAAGCCCACGCGCTGCACAGGAAGGCCGCGGCCCACGCGCACGGGGCCGAGGGGGCGAAGCGCGCGATCCGCGCCGGGATCGACTCCATCGAGCACGGCACCTTCATGGACGACGAGGCCCTCGACATGATGAAGGCCCGGGGGACCTACCTCGTGCCCACGCTGATGGCGAGCCAGGGGCTCAGGGAGAGGCTGGATCGCGCCGTCTACATGCCGCCCCAGATCGTCCTGAAGGCACGGACGGCCATGGCGCGATCCGCCGACATGTTCAAGCGGGCGCTCGGCAAGGGGGTGCGCATCGCTCTCGGCACCGACGCCGCGGTCTATCCGCACGGCCGGAACGCCGAGGAGTTCGGAAAGATGGTCGAGCTCGGGATGCGGCCCGCCGACGCCCTGAAGGCGGGGACCTCCGTCGCGGCCGATCTCCTCGGGGTCGCCGATCGCCTGGGGGCGCTCGCCCCCGGGATGATCGCGGACGTCGTCGCGGTTCCCGGCGACCCGGTCCAGGACATCCACCGGACGGAGAAGGTCTTCTTCGTGATGAAGGAGGGGACCGTCTACCGCAGCGATCGCCCGTCGGGTCAGTGA
- a CDS encoding response regulator encodes MTTKTKVLHGTSKLLTTGEVARYCDVSTNAVKKWIRNGKLKAFRTPGGHFRVESEDFKTFLVAHEMPIREDFFAGNLKRILVVDDDAQVRAMLIEVLHTMEPAVEVEQAEDGYDALLKLGQFTPDLLVMDLKMPRMDGFEACRRIRANPATSATSILIVSGFVDEASQQELMRCGASDWMRKPLDVNEFRKRVARLLGGASRAA; translated from the coding sequence GTGACGACAAAGACGAAGGTGCTTCACGGCACATCGAAACTCTTGACGACGGGGGAGGTCGCCCGCTACTGCGACGTCTCCACCAACGCGGTCAAGAAGTGGATCCGGAACGGCAAGCTGAAGGCCTTCCGGACTCCGGGTGGCCACTTCCGCGTGGAGAGCGAGGATTTCAAGACCTTCCTCGTCGCGCACGAGATGCCCATCCGGGAGGACTTCTTCGCGGGAAACCTCAAGCGAATCCTCGTCGTCGACGATGACGCGCAGGTGCGCGCCATGCTGATCGAGGTGCTCCACACGATGGAACCGGCGGTGGAGGTCGAGCAGGCCGAGGACGGGTACGACGCCCTCCTGAAGCTCGGCCAGTTCACCCCCGACCTGCTCGTGATGGACCTCAAGATGCCCCGGATGGACGGCTTCGAGGCCTGTCGCCGCATCCGCGCCAATCCCGCGACTTCCGCGACGAGCATTCTCATCGTCTCGGGATTCGTCGACGAGGCCTCCCAGCAGGAGCTGATGCGGTGCGGCGCATCTGACTGGATGCGGAAACCGCTCGACGTGAACGAGTTCAGGAAACGAGTCGCGAGGCTGCTGGGCGGGGCTTCGCGAGCTGCGTGA
- a CDS encoding PEGA domain-containing protein, which produces MATALLAVTAAAPVAAAPGVEEEDIASQIASFRQLLDQGNRHLASLDFPEAVDVFTKLIDAYKAGKIPLVTPDAKQIVARAFEGRALGFANQARNQDASADFESLIRFDPGYSVDVKGVSQKVVQTYLAVRKRILGGLSIDGEPIGADVKLDAQAAGVSPITDRDWIAGGYHLVISHQGFDPYEEDVKIEAGAKLVRKFHLVPNSRSVQIATVPRDVKVVVDGVERGSTFGMAGPAYDDVAREMGIVRSDVSEPLLVEFLKPGEHQVILRKECYEEVLVPINVQIDPANNAPVAYKPLVLSPSRGSVDVQSEPGGAQILLDGKPAGTTPAVLDGICSGKHDLALSREGMGRSMETVDVRNAETAKLRLKLKLSLAAIDLRGGSTEGESLLPALKGLSRYNVVGAGAGIPADLLDRVRLEVESSPGKGLASQTVKDLLRSLNVELLALRIPSGTPGESPEIQLYSGAQPVPDRRRLGAAEGDGLRKLALALDGELPIAAAWLGVKLIDVRGAAHPIALGVTSGSPAAVSGVLPGDVLTAVGGASMSKSSDLLPVLRKAAPGDELVLTVETSGRAHDVKVKCLATPVLLPMRDASILYNKAIVDLTQAAAAATDRSRAGFAWMNVGVALMHFARYDEAIRDAFKRADLADGAGISKGTIRYLTGICFERLGMPAEARAAYLEAAASPSATVESHDGPVLAPSAKRRAAALTSPAK; this is translated from the coding sequence ATGGCGACGGCCCTGCTCGCCGTCACCGCCGCAGCGCCCGTCGCGGCGGCGCCGGGCGTCGAGGAGGAGGACATCGCCTCCCAGATCGCCTCCTTCCGCCAGCTCCTCGACCAGGGAAACCGGCACCTTGCCTCGCTCGATTTCCCCGAGGCCGTGGACGTGTTCACCAAGCTCATCGATGCGTACAAGGCCGGAAAGATCCCCCTCGTGACCCCCGACGCGAAGCAGATCGTCGCGCGGGCGTTCGAAGGCCGGGCGCTCGGATTCGCGAACCAGGCGCGCAACCAGGACGCGTCCGCGGACTTCGAGTCCCTCATCCGGTTCGATCCCGGCTACTCGGTCGACGTGAAGGGCGTCTCTCAGAAGGTCGTCCAGACCTACCTCGCCGTGCGGAAGAGGATCCTCGGCGGGCTGTCGATCGACGGCGAGCCGATCGGAGCCGACGTGAAGCTCGATGCCCAGGCCGCCGGCGTCAGCCCCATCACCGACCGGGACTGGATCGCGGGCGGCTATCACCTGGTGATCTCCCATCAGGGATTCGATCCGTACGAAGAGGACGTGAAGATCGAGGCGGGGGCGAAGCTGGTCCGGAAATTCCACCTGGTTCCGAACTCCCGCAGCGTCCAGATCGCGACCGTTCCGCGCGACGTGAAGGTCGTGGTCGATGGGGTCGAGCGGGGGTCGACGTTCGGCATGGCGGGGCCCGCCTACGACGACGTCGCCCGCGAGATGGGGATCGTCCGATCGGACGTCTCGGAGCCGCTCCTCGTCGAGTTCCTCAAGCCCGGGGAGCATCAGGTGATCCTCCGCAAGGAGTGCTACGAGGAGGTGCTCGTCCCGATCAACGTCCAGATCGATCCGGCGAACAACGCCCCCGTCGCGTACAAGCCGCTGGTGCTCTCGCCCAGCCGCGGGAGCGTCGACGTCCAGTCGGAGCCGGGCGGTGCGCAGATTCTCCTCGACGGGAAGCCCGCCGGGACGACGCCGGCGGTTCTGGATGGGATCTGTTCGGGGAAGCACGATCTCGCGCTCAGCCGCGAAGGGATGGGGCGCTCGATGGAGACGGTCGACGTGCGCAACGCGGAGACCGCGAAGCTCCGCCTGAAGCTCAAGCTGAGCCTCGCGGCGATCGACCTGCGAGGCGGCTCGACGGAAGGGGAGTCGCTCCTCCCGGCCCTCAAGGGTCTTTCCCGCTACAACGTCGTCGGCGCCGGGGCGGGCATTCCCGCGGATCTTCTCGACCGGGTCCGCCTCGAGGTCGAGAGCTCGCCGGGGAAGGGGCTCGCGTCGCAGACGGTCAAGGACCTGCTCCGATCCTTGAACGTGGAGCTCCTCGCGCTGAGGATCCCGTCAGGGACCCCCGGCGAGTCGCCGGAAATCCAGCTCTACTCGGGAGCCCAGCCCGTCCCGGATCGGCGGCGGCTCGGGGCCGCGGAGGGCGACGGGCTCCGGAAACTTGCGCTGGCCCTCGACGGGGAGCTGCCGATCGCGGCGGCCTGGCTCGGCGTGAAGCTCATCGACGTGCGAGGGGCCGCCCACCCGATCGCGCTCGGCGTGACCTCGGGGAGCCCGGCGGCGGTCAGCGGGGTGCTGCCCGGCGATGTCCTCACCGCGGTGGGGGGCGCGTCGATGTCGAAGTCGTCGGATCTGCTGCCGGTGCTCCGGAAGGCGGCCCCCGGCGACGAGCTGGTCCTCACGGTCGAGACGTCGGGGCGCGCTCACGACGTGAAGGTCAAGTGCCTCGCCACCCCCGTGCTCCTTCCGATGCGCGACGCGTCGATTCTCTACAACAAGGCGATCGTGGACCTCACGCAGGCGGCCGCGGCGGCGACGGATCGATCCCGCGCCGGCTTCGCGTGGATGAACGTCGGCGTCGCGCTCATGCACTTCGCCCGCTACGACGAGGCGATCCGCGACGCGTTCAAGAGGGCCGACCTCGCGGATGGCGCCGGCATCTCGAAGGGGACGATTCGCTACCTCACCGGCATCTGCTTCGAGAGGCTCGGCATGCCCGCCGAGGCGCGCGCCGCCTATCTCGAGGCCGCCGCGTCACCCTCGGCGACCGTCGAGTCGCACGATGGTCCCGTCCTGGCCCCCTCGGCCAAGCGACGGGCGGCCGCCCTGACGTCTCCTGCCAAGTAG
- a CDS encoding tetratricopeptide repeat protein codes for MTRRSVRHVGLLAVLCSAPWIAAAEGPGSGDLAKRTFQNAEQLMQEGKADQALKAYQQVIQSFGDSALADDALLRVGAYHYPTATIDDLGKVPPAGQQAARAVFDQIRERYAQSDSAPEAFYRLGLLDLEPDSPGRNLDEAYANFYSVVNIYPDSDLVASALVGAARAEMEKRGYDRAILSLDRALEYAPHGPVAAQASYLTGIAEARLGDFARAAEALQACRNEDDRSAVAARALDWLTLVYNLRLKPAGAQSAPAHDASFVPRLPAGEDLRGELGLAVSPAGELLVADPKRGAVLAFADDGTKARSDAMAGARRVAIDAYGKTIVVSETEIRIDGEDFPAGRKAGANVRRIESPAGVWRTSTRDVIVLDTREGELLRFGADPADPKVLSRDKESGYRLEAMAGGPEDRVYLLDTRQKQILVLEAGKLSVFKRADAPPALEDPTDLAVDALGDVFVTDARLKCVFVLGPDGRRLAQIAAPAGSLAELVEPGALAVGPRGEVYVYDSRKRTVLRFR; via the coding sequence ATGACACGACGAAGTGTCCGGCACGTCGGGCTGCTCGCGGTCCTCTGCTCGGCTCCGTGGATCGCGGCCGCCGAGGGGCCGGGGAGCGGCGATCTCGCGAAGCGAACCTTCCAGAACGCCGAGCAGCTCATGCAGGAGGGGAAGGCGGATCAGGCGCTCAAGGCCTACCAGCAGGTCATCCAGTCGTTCGGAGACAGCGCGCTGGCCGACGACGCCCTCCTCCGCGTCGGCGCGTACCACTACCCGACGGCGACGATCGACGATCTGGGCAAGGTCCCGCCGGCCGGGCAGCAGGCGGCGCGCGCCGTCTTCGATCAGATCCGCGAGCGCTACGCGCAGTCCGATTCGGCTCCCGAGGCGTTCTACAGGCTCGGCCTGCTCGATCTCGAGCCGGATTCTCCCGGGCGCAACCTCGACGAGGCGTACGCCAACTTCTATTCCGTGGTGAACATCTACCCGGACAGCGATCTCGTCGCGAGCGCGCTCGTCGGCGCGGCTCGGGCCGAGATGGAGAAGCGCGGCTACGATCGCGCCATCCTCTCGCTCGACCGGGCGCTCGAGTACGCGCCGCACGGGCCGGTCGCGGCGCAGGCGTCGTACCTGACGGGGATCGCCGAGGCGCGCCTCGGGGACTTCGCGCGCGCCGCCGAGGCGCTCCAGGCGTGCCGCAACGAGGACGACAGGTCGGCCGTCGCCGCGCGGGCCCTCGACTGGCTCACGCTCGTGTACAACCTGCGCCTCAAGCCGGCGGGCGCGCAGTCGGCGCCGGCCCACGACGCCTCGTTCGTCCCCCGCCTGCCGGCGGGGGAGGATCTCCGCGGGGAGCTCGGCCTCGCCGTCTCCCCCGCGGGCGAGCTGCTCGTGGCCGATCCCAAGCGCGGGGCGGTGCTCGCCTTCGCGGACGACGGAACGAAAGCGCGGAGCGACGCGATGGCGGGAGCGCGTCGTGTCGCGATCGACGCGTACGGCAAGACGATCGTCGTCTCGGAGACGGAGATCCGCATCGACGGGGAGGACTTCCCGGCGGGAAGGAAGGCCGGGGCCAACGTGCGGCGCATCGAATCGCCCGCGGGCGTCTGGCGGACGAGCACCCGCGACGTGATCGTCCTCGACACGAGAGAGGGGGAGCTGCTCCGGTTCGGCGCCGATCCGGCGGACCCGAAGGTCCTCAGCCGCGACAAGGAATCCGGTTACCGCCTCGAGGCGATGGCGGGGGGCCCCGAGGATCGGGTCTATCTGCTCGACACGCGCCAGAAACAGATTCTCGTGCTCGAGGCCGGAAAGCTCTCCGTCTTCAAGCGGGCGGACGCGCCCCCGGCGCTCGAGGACCCGACGGACCTCGCGGTGGATGCGCTCGGAGACGTGTTCGTGACCGACGCCCGCCTCAAGTGCGTGTTCGTGCTCGGCCCGGACGGGCGCCGCCTCGCGCAGATCGCGGCTCCGGCGGGGAGCCTCGCCGAGCTCGTCGAGCCCGGCGCCCTGGCGGTGGGGCCCAGAGGAGAGGTGTACGTCTATGACTCCCGCAAGAGGACGGTCCTCCGTTTCCGCTAG
- a CDS encoding serine/threonine protein kinase, producing MASPTRIGRFEIVRELGRGAMGLVYLAHDPKIDRKVAIKTIQRNPALGDTEADESKQRFLREAQAAGKLIHAGIVTIFDVGEDQGFSYIAMEYIEGSTLETATKPGGLLPIEQVVRMVIQACAALDYAHENRIVHRDVKPANLMVIGGKQLKITDFGLAKNPSANLTSAGTLVGTPNYMSPEQIMGRALDGRSDLFSLGVVLYELLTGDRPFGGDTISTIIYKILHEIPKSPEIVNPRVPAALTQVILKAIDKDPAKRYQSGHEFADALQAYLDSVSPQMLSAQMRSSVVREPAAETVAELPGEGPAAAVAAARAAAAKREAARARPTAEPPQRRSLALPILLVALAGLGIAAAALYPRWAPLLKGGAKAAEPAAEAKATAESAERPAAETGATPGGEPARGGPSVTLPAPLPAGDVASIRVETDPPGGKIFLDGAEVTGGTIVLGKGDGAPHTLVASNACFEDQRAVRSSDPDSVLMRLRTPKLHRIRVNSDPPGARVSLDGHDMPGQTPADLNITACEPHAISARLSGFRDSLRKFAADTVWPSVSPLTLAMEKLPEGSLLVKSPYPVDVLEGGRALGSSGSPVSLSAGRHALSFTNKDLFVDLTADVDVKPGETATPSVAFPGVGQLTVFANPSNGYAMVDGKKIGALPINGFPIAEGRYTVKVVLDTGEVKEKTSLVTSGRTTVEKFLFP from the coding sequence TTGGCCTCACCCACCCGGATCGGTCGCTTCGAGATCGTGCGCGAGCTCGGCCGCGGCGCCATGGGTCTGGTCTACCTGGCGCACGATCCGAAAATCGACCGAAAGGTCGCGATCAAGACCATCCAGCGGAACCCCGCTCTCGGCGACACGGAGGCCGACGAGTCGAAGCAGCGCTTCCTTCGGGAGGCCCAGGCCGCCGGAAAGCTGATCCACGCCGGCATCGTCACGATCTTCGACGTGGGAGAGGACCAGGGGTTCTCCTACATCGCCATGGAGTACATCGAGGGGTCGACGCTCGAGACGGCGACCAAGCCGGGAGGCCTCCTCCCGATCGAGCAGGTCGTGAGGATGGTCATCCAGGCGTGCGCCGCCCTCGACTACGCGCACGAGAACAGGATCGTCCATCGCGACGTGAAGCCCGCGAACCTGATGGTGATCGGCGGGAAGCAGCTCAAGATCACCGATTTCGGGCTGGCCAAGAACCCGTCCGCGAACCTCACGAGCGCCGGGACGCTGGTCGGGACGCCCAACTACATGTCGCCCGAGCAGATCATGGGGCGCGCTCTCGACGGGCGCAGCGACCTCTTCTCGCTCGGAGTCGTCCTCTACGAGCTCCTGACGGGGGATCGCCCCTTCGGCGGCGACACGATCTCGACGATCATCTACAAGATCCTCCACGAGATCCCGAAGTCCCCGGAGATCGTCAATCCGCGGGTCCCCGCCGCGCTGACGCAGGTCATCCTGAAGGCTATCGACAAGGACCCCGCGAAACGATACCAGTCGGGGCACGAGTTCGCGGACGCGCTCCAGGCGTATCTCGACTCGGTCTCCCCCCAGATGCTGTCGGCCCAGATGCGATCGAGCGTCGTGAGGGAGCCCGCCGCGGAGACGGTCGCCGAGCTTCCCGGGGAGGGGCCCGCCGCGGCGGTCGCCGCCGCACGCGCGGCGGCGGCGAAGCGCGAGGCGGCGCGCGCGCGGCCCACGGCCGAGCCCCCACAGCGCCGATCTCTCGCGCTGCCGATTCTGCTCGTCGCCCTCGCAGGTCTCGGCATCGCGGCGGCCGCGCTCTACCCGAGGTGGGCGCCCCTCCTGAAGGGCGGCGCGAAAGCGGCCGAGCCGGCGGCGGAGGCCAAGGCGACCGCCGAGTCCGCCGAGCGTCCCGCGGCGGAGACGGGGGCCACCCCCGGCGGAGAGCCGGCCAGGGGAGGCCCCAGCGTCACCCTTCCGGCGCCCCTGCCCGCGGGCGACGTGGCGTCCATCCGCGTCGAGACCGACCCTCCCGGCGGGAAGATCTTCCTCGACGGCGCGGAGGTCACGGGCGGGACGATCGTCCTCGGGAAGGGGGACGGCGCGCCCCACACTCTCGTGGCGTCGAACGCGTGCTTCGAGGATCAGAGGGCGGTGCGCTCGAGCGACCCCGACTCCGTTCTCATGCGCCTCCGGACGCCGAAGCTCCACCGGATCCGCGTCAACTCGGACCCGCCTGGCGCGCGCGTCAGCCTGGACGGGCACGACATGCCGGGGCAGACCCCCGCGGACCTGAACATCACCGCCTGTGAGCCGCATGCGATCTCCGCGCGCCTCTCGGGGTTCAGGGACAGCCTGAGGAAGTTCGCCGCCGACACCGTCTGGCCTTCCGTCTCGCCGCTGACCCTCGCGATGGAGAAGCTCCCGGAGGGCTCGCTCCTCGTGAAGAGCCCGTATCCGGTCGACGTCCTCGAAGGGGGTCGCGCCCTGGGCTCGTCGGGATCGCCCGTGAGCCTCAGCGCCGGCCGGCACGCGCTCAGCTTCACGAACAAGGACCTCTTCGTGGACCTCACCGCCGACGTCGACGTCAAGCCGGGGGAGACGGCGACCCCGTCGGTCGCGTTCCCCGGCGTGGGTCAGCTCACGGTCTTCGCGAATCCGAGCAACGGCTACGCGATGGTGGACGGGAAGAAGATCGGAGCCCTGCCCATCAACGGATTCCCGATCGCGGAGGGGCGGTACACCGTCAAGGTCGTGCTCGACACGGGCGAGGTGAAGGAGAAGACCTCGCTCGTGACCTCGGGCCGCACGACCGTCGAGAAATTCCTCTTTCCGTGA